Proteins encoded together in one Phalacrocorax aristotelis chromosome 7, bGulAri2.1, whole genome shotgun sequence window:
- the TLE3 gene encoding transducin-like enhancer protein 3 isoform X8 has protein sequence MSYGLNIEMHKQTEIAKRLNTILAQIMPFLSQEHQQQVAQAVERAKQVTMTELNAIIGVRGLPNLPLTQQQLQAQHLSHAAHGPPVQLPPHPSGLQPPGIPPVTGSSSGLLALGALGSQAHLAVKDEKNHHDLDHRERDSSANNSVSPSESLRASEKHRSSTDYSIDSKKRKAEEKDSMSRYDSDGDKSDDLVVDVSNEDPATPRVSPAHSPPENGIDKARGLKKGDAPNSPASVASSSSTPSSKTKDLGHNDKSSTPGLKSNTPTPRNDAPTPGTSSTPGLRPMPSKPTGMDPLASALRTPISIAGSYAAPFAMMGHHEMNGSLTSPGAYAGLHNIPPQMSAAAAAAAAYGRSPMVSFGAVGFDPHPPMRAPGLPSSLASIPGGKPAYSFHVSADGQMQPVPFPHDALAGPGIPRHARQINTLSHGEVVCAVTISNPTRHVYTGGKGCVKIWDISQPGSKSPISQLDCLNRDNYIRSCKLLPDGRTLIVGGEASTLTIWDLASPTPRIKAELTSSAPACYALAISPDAKVCFSCCSDGNIAVWDLHNQTLVRQFQGHTDGASCIDISHDGTKLWTGGLDNTVRSWDLREGRQLQQHDFTSQIFSLGYCPTGEWLAVGMESSNVEVLHHTKPDKYQLHLHESCVLSLKFAYCGKWFVSTGKDNLLNAWRTPYGASIFQSKESSSVLSCDISADDKYIVTGSGDKKATVYEVIY, from the exons cagcagcagctccaggctcagCACCTCTCCCACGCCGCCCACGGGCCCCCGGTCCAGCTGCCGCCGCACCCCTCGGGCCTCCAGCCGCCGGGCATCCCCCCCGTCACCGGCAGCAGCTCGGGGCTGCTGGCTCTCGGCGCCCTGGGGAGCCAGGCACACCTCGCCGTCAAGGATGAGAAAAACCATCACGACCTGGACCACAGAG AGCGAGACTCAAGTGCA AATAATTCCGTTTCGCCCTCGGAAAGCCTGAGAGCCAGCGAGAAGCACCGGAGCTCTACAGACTACAGCATCGACTCCAAGAAGCggaaagcagaggagaaggacAGCATGAGCCGATAT GACAGCGATGGTGACAAGAGCGATGACCTGGTGGTCGACGTCTCCAATGAG GACCCTGCCACCCCCCGGGTCAGCCCAGCCCACTCCCCCCCGGAGAACGGCATAGACAAAGCCCGCGGGCTGAAGAAGGGGGACGCGCCAAACAGCCCGGCCTCAGTcgcctcctccagcagcactccCTCCTCCAAGACTAAAGACCTGGGCCAC AATGACAAATCGTCGACGCCCGGGCTCAAGTCAAACACTCCGACGCCGAGGAATGACGCTCCGACCCCGGGGACGAGCAGCACCCCGGGGCTGCGGCCGATGCCCAGCAAGCCGACCGGCATGGACCCCCTGG CCTCGGCCCTGCGGACGCCCATCTCCATCGCGGGCTCCTACGCGGCTCCCTTCGCCATGATGGGGCACCACGAGATGAACGGTTCGCTCACTAGCCCCGGCGCCTACGCGGGGCTCCACAACATCCCCCCGCAGATGagcgccgctgccgccgccgctgccgcctaTGGCCGGTCGCCAATGGTGAGCTTTGGAGCT GTTGGTTTTGACCCACACCCACCCATGAGAGCCCCCGGCCTGCCCTCGAGCCTGGCGTCCATCCCCGGAGGGAAGCC AGCCTACTCCTTCCACGTGAGCGCCGACGGGCAGATGCAGCCGGTCCCCTTTCCCCACGATGCCCTGGCGGGTCCCGGCATCCCGCGGCACGCCCGGCAGATCAACACGCTGAGCCACGGGGAGGTGGTGTGCGCCGTCACCATCAGCAACCCCACCAGGCACGTCTACACCGGGGGCAAGGGGTGCGTGAAGATCTGGGACATCAGCCAGCCGGGCAGCAAGAGCCCCATCTCCCAGCTGGACTGCCTG AACAGGGATAACTACATTCGCTCCTGCAAACTCCTCCCCGACGGCCGCACGCTGATCGTGGGAGGGGAGGCGAGCACGCTCACCATCTGGGACCTGGCTTCCCCCACACCCCGCATCAAGGCCGAGCTGACCTCCTCTGCCCCCGCCTGCTACGCCCTGGCCATCAGCCCCGACGCCAAAgtctgcttctcctgctgcagcgaCGGCAACATCGCCGTGTGGGACCTGCACAACCAGACGCTCGTCAG GCAATTCCAAGGCCACACAGACGGTGCCAGCTGCATAGATATCTCGCACGACGGTACGAAGTTGTGGACGGGGGGTCTGGACAACACAGTGCGCTCCTGGGACCTGCGGGAAGggaggcagctccagcagcacgACTTTACCTCCCAG ATCTTCTCACTGGGGTACTGCCCGACGGGCGAGTGGCTCGCGGTGGGCATGGAGAGCAGCAACGTGGAAGTGCTGCACCACACGAAACCCGACAAGTACCAGCTGCACCTCCACGAGAGCTGCGTCCTCTCCCTCAAGTTTGCCTACTGCG GTAAATGGTTTGTGAGTACTGGAAAAGACAACCTGCTCAACGCCTGGAGGACGCCCTACGGAGCGAGCATCTTCCAG TCCAAGGAATCCTCGTCCGTCTTAAGTTGTGACATTTCAGCGGATGACAAGTACATCGTCACGGGCTCTGGTGACAAGAAGGCCACAGTCTACGAGGTCATCTACTAA